The proteins below come from a single Psychrobacter sp. PL19 genomic window:
- a CDS encoding methyltransferase domain-containing protein — MSYKSAQCGLSVRKQTIAHHFARANDYERHADVQQKVCQLLLANIAHHNQESVLEIGAGTGQMTRLLAAHLKSTQWTINELSAQQTATLQLLLPTAKIAIGDAETMNLGGTLNDMHSLIISANAVQWFDDPLRVIQQSFSRLQSGGQLLFNTFTPNNFLQIKALTGQGLTYPSNEAWQLALDNAGFENSQLSIQRFDLQFSRPYDVLKHMKLTGVSTNRTQVQTLTPMQVHSPSSISANNTSENTKPFRWTRARLQQFEVDYWQQFSGQDESGQPCVNLTYEVLIINAIKA, encoded by the coding sequence ATGTCATATAAAAGCGCACAGTGCGGTCTTAGTGTCAGAAAGCAAACTATCGCTCATCATTTTGCTCGTGCTAACGATTATGAGCGGCATGCCGATGTTCAGCAGAAGGTTTGTCAGCTTTTATTAGCCAATATTGCCCACCATAATCAAGAAAGCGTGCTAGAGATTGGCGCAGGTACAGGACAGATGACCCGCCTACTAGCGGCCCACCTAAAGAGCACGCAATGGACCATTAACGAGCTATCTGCTCAGCAAACAGCGACCCTACAGTTACTATTACCAACAGCCAAGATAGCGATTGGCGATGCTGAAACTATGAATTTAGGTGGTACGTTGAATGATATGCACAGCTTAATTATTAGTGCTAATGCCGTGCAGTGGTTCGATGACCCTTTGAGGGTTATACAGCAATCATTTAGTCGCCTACAGTCTGGTGGACAGTTGCTATTTAATACGTTTACCCCGAATAACTTTTTGCAAATAAAAGCGCTAACAGGTCAGGGATTAACATATCCCTCTAACGAGGCATGGCAACTGGCATTGGACAACGCTGGTTTTGAAAATAGCCAATTATCCATCCAACGCTTTGATTTACAATTTTCCCGCCCTTACGATGTGCTTAAACACATGAAGCTCACCGGCGTTTCGACCAATCGAACTCAAGTACAGACACTGACACCAATGCAAGTTCATTCACCAAGCAGTATTTCAGCAAACAATACCTCAGAAAATACCAAGCCGTTCAGATGGACAAGGGCACGACTACAACAGTTTGAAGTGGACTATTGGCAGCAGTTTTCGGGACAAGATGAGAGTGGTCAGCCTTGCGTCAATTTGACCTATGAAGTGCTAATAATTAATGCGATTAAGGCATAG
- a CDS encoding alpha/beta hydrolase: MPILPISSLNTLVTKTVETAKTKIPARTYQQHAMHYILKGLGKLPTPALERLNYHLKASAAEQYPHADAHLRLILAISNKLKRPLTLDNLSKLRRKFGADAVSLQAPNVWQQKSNGKNISSVSWQDETIADADGGDMTVRCYQAGSDTIQKHKQNLDEVVMLFFHGGGFCIGDLDTHHEFCHTVCTQTGWAVVSVDYRLAPEHTAPTALKDCIAAYAWLTEHCQTLGASPSRIVLSGDSAGGCLAALVAQQVIKPIDALWQNIDEDQTVDEAFRALVQNLPTPLAQLPLYPVTDYDAEYSSWALYGQGLLLDHEDAEVFNTAYIKHSNLPQSHPLVSVIHGGHTQMCPSYIVAAELDILRDEALVYAQQLQDKGINVQTHTVLGAPHGFIHLMSVHQGIGCETDYIIDEFANFVHQLCTATDGAV, encoded by the coding sequence ATGCCTATTCTACCGATATCATCACTCAATACCTTAGTGACAAAAACAGTTGAGACTGCCAAAACTAAGATACCTGCACGTACCTATCAACAGCATGCCATGCACTATATATTGAAAGGATTGGGTAAGCTACCGACACCCGCGCTTGAACGTCTTAACTACCATCTAAAAGCATCAGCTGCTGAGCAATATCCTCATGCTGATGCCCATTTGCGCCTGATACTGGCTATTAGCAACAAGCTCAAGCGGCCATTAACGCTCGACAACTTGTCTAAGTTAAGAAGGAAATTTGGTGCTGACGCAGTCTCATTGCAAGCGCCTAACGTCTGGCAGCAAAAAAGTAATGGTAAAAATATTAGTAGTGTGAGCTGGCAAGACGAAACTATTGCTGATGCCGATGGCGGTGATATGACTGTTCGCTGTTATCAAGCTGGATCTGACACTATCCAAAAGCATAAACAGAACCTTGATGAAGTCGTTATGCTGTTTTTTCATGGTGGTGGATTTTGTATCGGAGATCTTGATACCCATCATGAGTTTTGCCATACCGTCTGTACCCAAACCGGCTGGGCGGTAGTCAGTGTTGATTATCGATTAGCACCTGAACACACCGCCCCAACAGCCCTCAAAGACTGTATCGCAGCTTATGCATGGCTCACTGAGCACTGCCAAACGCTTGGTGCGTCACCATCGCGTATTGTGTTATCAGGTGATAGCGCAGGTGGTTGCTTGGCCGCATTAGTCGCACAGCAAGTCATCAAGCCTATTGATGCCCTGTGGCAAAATATTGATGAAGATCAGACGGTCGATGAGGCTTTTAGAGCCTTGGTTCAGAATTTACCAACACCACTAGCACAGCTGCCACTCTATCCTGTTACTGACTATGACGCCGAATATTCAAGCTGGGCGCTTTACGGCCAAGGATTGCTACTCGATCACGAAGATGCTGAAGTATTTAATACCGCTTACATTAAGCACAGTAACTTACCCCAATCGCATCCTCTGGTGTCAGTGATTCATGGTGGCCACACACAAATGTGTCCAAGCTATATCGTTGCGGCTGAACTGGATATCTTGCGAGATGAAGCATTGGTTTATGCCCAGCAGCTACAAGATAAGGGCATTAACGTGCAAACTCATACTGTGCTTGGCGCGCCGCATGGCTTTATTCATTTAATGAGCGTTCATCAAGGTATCGGGTGCGAGACTGATTATATTATTGATGAGTTTGCTAACTTTGTGCATCAGCTTTGTACGGCAACCGACGGCGCGGTCTGA
- a CDS encoding SPFH domain-containing protein, whose amino-acid sequence MNSVNIVILILVALIALTVFKGVRIVPQGYKWIVQRLGKYNETLEPGLNLIIPFVDNVAYKVTTKDIVLDIPSQEVITRDNVVIIANAVAYINIVRPDKAVYGIEDYEYGIRNLVQTSLRSIIGEMDLDNALSSRDEIKAKLKHAISEDISDWGITLKTVEIQDINPSPTMQMAMEEQAAAERQRRATVTRADGQKQAAILEADGRLEASRRDAEAQVVLAKGSEESIRLITGAVGEEDMPIIYLLGEQYIKAIKDLAESDNSKMVVIPADILSTVKGMVGDKLKA is encoded by the coding sequence ATGAACAGCGTTAATATCGTTATACTGATACTAGTAGCCCTAATTGCCTTGACAGTCTTTAAAGGGGTACGTATTGTCCCACAAGGCTATAAATGGATCGTGCAGCGATTAGGGAAGTACAACGAAACGCTTGAACCAGGCTTAAACTTGATCATTCCTTTCGTTGATAACGTTGCCTATAAAGTAACTACCAAAGATATCGTACTTGATATTCCTTCTCAGGAAGTGATTACTCGTGATAACGTAGTAATAATCGCTAATGCGGTCGCTTACATTAATATTGTGCGCCCTGATAAAGCGGTTTATGGTATCGAAGACTATGAATATGGTATTCGTAATCTAGTGCAGACCTCTTTGCGTTCAATCATTGGTGAGATGGATTTGGATAATGCCCTGTCTAGCCGCGATGAAATTAAAGCCAAGCTAAAACACGCCATCTCGGAAGATATTTCTGACTGGGGTATTACGTTAAAAACGGTAGAAATTCAAGACATTAACCCTTCTCCGACCATGCAAATGGCGATGGAAGAGCAAGCAGCCGCTGAACGTCAGCGCCGTGCAACGGTTACTCGTGCCGATGGTCAAAAGCAAGCTGCTATCTTAGAAGCTGATGGTCGCTTAGAAGCATCAAGACGTGATGCTGAAGCTCAAGTCGTACTCGCTAAAGGTTCTGAAGAGTCTATTCGACTCATTACTGGTGCGGTGGGAGAGGAAGATATGCCGATTATTTACTTGCTTGGTGAGCAATATATCAAAGCGATTAAAGATTTGGCTGAGTCTGATAACTCGAAAATGGTGGTCATCCCTGCTGATATCTTAAGTACGGTTAAAGGTATGGTAGGTGATAAGTTAAAAGCATAG
- a CDS encoding metallophosphoesterase — translation MRYVFFTVIIVLLQLFSLGAALSLQWWLQPWMSSTLQTIVWITVFVITNGLLLLSVSKLLANSYRWVSGWLLVLHFMMLAALATWLLYGSYLLIMFLSDIPNYSETLAFGLRVLALIVFVGLFVYALYSAYVPVVRHRTININKLMQGQLRIAVASDLHLGRLFGSGAIDRLRHLVTRHQADMLLMPGDIMDDNTQAFMAYNMMENLVNLGAGLPYGIYATLGNHDLYGHEQSISSTLRDAGVQLLNDDVLRIEHQGQAIWLVGRFDNHKHQRVATTELLAQVNITEPVIMLDHRPSDITEHSKLPIDLQVSGHTHNGQVFPANFIVKAINRLGYGYEAIGQGHFVVSSGYGFWGIPFRLGSRSEIWLLTVQTAPSVAVQS, via the coding sequence ATGCGCTACGTATTTTTCACAGTCATTATTGTCTTACTACAGCTGTTTAGTCTGGGTGCGGCGCTAAGCTTACAATGGTGGCTGCAGCCTTGGATGTCATCAACACTGCAAACCATAGTATGGATTACAGTATTTGTCATCACCAATGGCTTATTGCTACTGAGCGTCAGTAAGCTACTTGCTAATAGCTATCGTTGGGTAAGTGGCTGGCTGCTAGTATTGCACTTTATGATGCTCGCTGCTCTAGCAACCTGGTTGTTGTATGGCAGCTATTTATTGATAATGTTTCTGAGTGATATTCCTAACTACTCTGAGACCCTTGCTTTTGGACTACGAGTATTGGCTTTAATAGTATTTGTGGGTCTGTTCGTTTACGCCTTATATAGCGCTTATGTCCCAGTAGTGCGCCATCGAACTATCAATATCAATAAACTCATGCAAGGGCAACTACGTATCGCCGTGGCAAGCGACTTACATCTAGGGCGCCTATTCGGTAGTGGTGCTATTGATAGATTGCGGCATCTTGTTACCCGTCATCAGGCTGATATGCTCTTGATGCCAGGTGATATTATGGATGACAATACCCAGGCGTTCATGGCTTATAATATGATGGAAAATTTAGTCAATTTGGGTGCTGGTCTGCCATATGGTATTTATGCCACGCTAGGCAATCACGACTTATATGGTCATGAACAAAGCATTAGCAGCACCCTACGCGACGCGGGTGTGCAGTTATTAAATGATGACGTGCTGCGAATAGAGCATCAAGGCCAAGCGATTTGGTTAGTGGGTCGCTTTGACAACCACAAACACCAGCGGGTGGCGACCACTGAGCTATTAGCACAGGTTAATATCACTGAGCCAGTAATAATGTTAGACCATAGACCTAGCGATATTACTGAGCATAGTAAACTACCGATTGATTTACAGGTCTCAGGACATACTCATAACGGGCAAGTATTCCCTGCTAACTTTATTGTCAAAGCTATCAATCGTTTGGGCTATGGCTACGAAGCCATTGGTCAAGGACACTTTGTGGTGTCATCTGGTTACGGCTTTTGGGGCATACCGTTTCGCCTAGGATCAAGATCTGAGATTTGGTTATTAACTGTTCAGACCGCGCCGTCGGTTGCCGTACAAAGCTGA
- the dnaK gene encoding molecular chaperone DnaK: MGKVIGIDLGTTNSCVAVMEGDKVKIIENAEGTRTTPSIVAYKDDEILVGQSAKRQAVTNPNKTLFAIKRLIGRRFDDKVVQKDIGMVPYKIVKADNGDAWVEINDKKLAPPQVSAEILKKMKKTAEDYLGEAVTEAVVTVPAYFNDSQRQATKDAGKIAGLDVKRIINEPTAAALAYGMDKKEGDRTIAVYDLGGGTFDVSIIEIADVDGEQQFEVLATNGDTFLGGEDFDSALIDYLVSEFKKDQDVNLKGDSLAMQRLKEAAEKAKIELSSAQSTEVNLPYITADSNGPKHLVVTISRSKLESLTEALVERTMGPCKIAIDDAGLKTSEIDDVILVGGQTRMPLVQQKVQEFFGQEPRKDVNPDEAVAAGAAIQGAVLSGEKTDVLLLDVTPLTLGIETMGGVLTPIIEKNTMIPTKKSQVFSTAEDNQPAVTIQVFQGERKIAQQNKQLGRFDLTDIPPAPRGLPQIEVTFDINADGIMNISATDKGTGKAQSIQIKADSGLSDEEVEQMVQDAEANAAEDEKFANLAQVRNEADGRIHAIQKALKDAEDKVSEDEKSAVETAISELEMAAKEDDHDDIKAKLEALDNAFLPVSQKIYGDASAGAEGMDPSQFQDGADATADDNQADDDVVDAEFTEVDEEEKKK, from the coding sequence ATGGGTAAAGTAATAGGTATTGATTTAGGTACAACTAACTCATGTGTGGCAGTGATGGAAGGCGATAAAGTCAAAATCATTGAAAATGCTGAAGGCACACGTACTACCCCCTCAATTGTCGCTTATAAAGACGATGAGATCTTGGTCGGTCAGTCAGCCAAGCGCCAAGCAGTAACCAACCCGAACAAAACCTTATTTGCGATTAAGCGTCTGATTGGTCGTCGTTTTGATGACAAAGTCGTGCAAAAAGATATCGGCATGGTTCCTTATAAAATTGTCAAAGCTGACAATGGTGATGCTTGGGTCGAGATTAATGATAAAAAATTAGCGCCACCACAGGTGTCTGCTGAAATCTTGAAAAAAATGAAAAAGACCGCTGAAGACTATCTGGGCGAAGCCGTTACCGAAGCCGTCGTTACCGTTCCTGCTTACTTTAATGACTCACAGCGTCAAGCGACTAAAGATGCGGGTAAAATTGCCGGTCTTGATGTAAAACGTATTATCAACGAACCAACTGCCGCCGCTCTTGCTTACGGCATGGACAAAAAAGAAGGCGATCGCACTATCGCTGTCTATGACTTAGGTGGTGGTACTTTTGACGTATCAATCATCGAAATCGCTGACGTTGATGGCGAGCAGCAGTTTGAAGTACTGGCAACTAACGGTGATACCTTCCTTGGCGGCGAAGACTTTGATTCAGCATTGATTGATTATTTAGTAAGCGAATTCAAAAAAGATCAAGACGTGAACCTAAAAGGTGACTCGTTAGCGATGCAGCGTCTCAAAGAAGCCGCAGAAAAAGCGAAAATTGAGTTATCAAGTGCCCAAAGCACTGAAGTTAACCTGCCATATATTACCGCTGACAGCAATGGTCCTAAGCATTTAGTAGTAACAATCAGCCGTTCAAAATTAGAGAGCCTAACCGAAGCATTGGTTGAGCGTACCATGGGCCCTTGTAAGATTGCTATTGATGACGCTGGGCTAAAAACCAGTGAAATTGATGATGTTATTTTAGTGGGTGGCCAGACTCGTATGCCACTAGTACAGCAAAAAGTACAAGAATTCTTCGGTCAAGAGCCACGCAAAGACGTGAACCCTGACGAAGCAGTCGCTGCTGGTGCCGCGATTCAAGGTGCGGTATTGTCTGGTGAAAAAACGGATGTTCTATTGCTTGATGTGACGCCATTGACCCTTGGTATCGAAACCATGGGTGGGGTGCTAACGCCAATCATTGAGAAGAACACCATGATTCCGACTAAGAAATCACAGGTATTCTCAACGGCTGAAGACAACCAGCCAGCGGTGACTATTCAGGTGTTCCAAGGTGAGCGCAAGATTGCTCAGCAGAATAAACAGCTTGGCCGTTTTGACTTGACTGATATTCCACCAGCACCACGTGGCCTGCCACAAATCGAAGTGACTTTTGATATCAACGCTGATGGCATCATGAATATTTCAGCGACCGATAAAGGTACTGGTAAAGCACAAAGCATCCAGATTAAAGCGGATTCTGGCTTGTCGGACGAAGAAGTCGAACAAATGGTACAAGACGCTGAAGCTAATGCGGCTGAAGATGAAAAATTCGCCAACCTAGCTCAAGTTCGTAACGAAGCGGATGGTCGTATCCATGCGATACAAAAAGCGTTAAAAGATGCGGAAGACAAAGTATCTGAAGACGAGAAATCAGCAGTAGAGACGGCTATCTCTGAGCTTGAAATGGCTGCCAAAGAAGACGATCATGATGATATCAAAGCCAAGCTCGAAGCATTGGACAATGCCTTCTTGCCGGTCAGCCAAAAGATTTATGGTGATGCCAGCGCGGGTGCTGAAGGTATGGATCCAAGCCAGTTCCAAGACGGCGCAGATGCAACAGCTGATGACAATCAAGCTGATGATGACGTGGTTGATGCTGAGTTCACTGAAGTGGACGAAGAAGAGAAGAAGAAGTAG
- the grpE gene encoding nucleotide exchange factor GrpE, which yields MSEQAPNQEFDTQEPKTVQSNIDREESVLAETLEEFDPENNSAESVTIDNDIDLQAFAARIAELEGEVKQAKEGTARANAEAYNAQKRMEQEADKSKKFALQKFARELLEVVDNLERAVENADANDPVAEGVTLTHKALLSVLNKNGVDVVDPQGEKFNADFHEAVGIDPDAEADTVGTVLQKGYSLNGRLLRPAMVRVGQ from the coding sequence ATGAGCGAGCAAGCCCCAAACCAAGAATTTGACACCCAAGAGCCAAAAACGGTACAAAGTAACATTGATCGCGAAGAAAGTGTGTTAGCAGAAACTTTAGAAGAGTTTGACCCTGAAAACAACTCAGCTGAGAGCGTGACTATCGACAATGACATTGATCTTCAGGCTTTTGCAGCTCGTATCGCTGAGCTAGAAGGCGAAGTGAAGCAAGCTAAAGAAGGCACGGCGCGTGCCAATGCCGAAGCTTATAATGCGCAAAAACGTATGGAACAAGAAGCGGATAAAAGTAAAAAATTCGCGTTACAGAAGTTTGCCAGAGAGCTGTTAGAAGTAGTCGATAACCTAGAGCGTGCGGTTGAGAATGCGGATGCTAATGATCCCGTCGCCGAAGGGGTGACACTCACTCACAAAGCACTGCTCAGTGTACTCAATAAAAATGGCGTTGATGTGGTTGATCCACAAGGCGAGAAGTTCAACGCTGATTTTCATGAAGCGGTGGGTATTGATCCAGACGCTGAAGCCGACACCGTCGGTACGGTTTTGCAAAAAGGCTACAGCTTAAATGGCCGCCTACTACGTCCGGCTATGGTACGTGTCGGTCAATAA
- a CDS encoding porin family protein: protein MKTLQKTLLALAAGSLLSVSAQAAVSYGNGYTGQPYVGVKVGQFDLDRSGTDDPTAYGVYGGYNFDPNFGVEAEYLGSNDADYGINGEVDAKTYGLYGTYRYAFPNTGLYAKGKLGVAKTEVEGSGVGVLNFSDSDTSLAGGVGLGYAVNPDFSVEAEYDMLGSDADLMTVGAHLKF from the coding sequence ATGAAAACTCTACAAAAAACTTTACTCGCCCTAGCAGCTGGTTCTTTATTGAGTGTTAGCGCACAAGCGGCCGTCTCTTATGGTAATGGCTATACGGGTCAACCGTACGTCGGTGTAAAAGTAGGTCAGTTTGACTTAGACCGTTCTGGTACCGATGATCCAACAGCTTACGGTGTGTATGGTGGTTATAATTTTGACCCTAATTTCGGTGTTGAAGCTGAATATCTAGGTTCAAACGACGCTGATTATGGAATAAACGGTGAAGTTGACGCCAAGACTTATGGCTTATACGGTACTTATCGTTACGCATTCCCAAATACTGGGCTATATGCTAAAGGTAAACTAGGTGTTGCTAAGACTGAGGTAGAAGGTTCTGGAGTTGGAGTACTAAACTTCTCAGACAGTGATACCAGTCTGGCTGGTGGTGTTGGTCTAGGTTATGCAGTAAACCCTGACTTTAGTGTCGAAGCTGAGTATGACATGTTAGGCAGCGACGCAGATCTTATGACTGTTGGTGCACATCTAAAATTCTAA
- a CDS encoding 8-amino-7-oxononanoate synthase — MANPITTRLQEALDSLKVSQQYRQLPNLEHQGPYIIDKGKKLLNVASNDYLGLGGDSELQVEFLTQIQQPSLRPMPKMSATSSRLLTGNDEQLQALEAELQQWYQAAADPLQDKSLSKTPSKSALVINSGYHANIGILPALTALPVKTLILADKLVHASIIDGIRLSQSKLCAYRRYRHNDYQQLALMIERADATVERIIIVTESIFSMDGDRADLHKLIQLKAVDSRIELYVDEAHATGVLGNQGLGLAEETQTLIDIDYLVGTFGKAFTSVGAYILCDDVVRQWLINHMRPLIFSTALPPINHAWTRFILAKMPQLNNQRQHLARLSLQLSQHVRQAVNQQHDDASFIPQMSYDSPIVPYILGDNASTIAKAQQLQDAGFYALPIRPPTVPANTARIRLVMNAALTDEDCQRLIKHL, encoded by the coding sequence ATGGCCAATCCAATCACGACTCGTTTACAAGAAGCGCTTGATTCTCTCAAGGTCTCTCAGCAATACCGCCAATTACCTAATCTTGAGCATCAAGGCCCCTATATTATTGATAAGGGCAAGAAGCTGCTTAATGTTGCCAGTAATGATTATCTAGGCTTAGGTGGCGATAGTGAGTTGCAGGTAGAATTTCTGACACAGATACAACAGCCATCACTGCGACCAATGCCTAAAATGAGTGCCACTTCTTCGCGGCTACTGACGGGTAACGATGAGCAATTACAAGCACTTGAAGCTGAGTTACAGCAGTGGTATCAGGCAGCAGCAGACCCGTTACAGGATAAGTCTCTTTCAAAAACCCCTTCAAAATCTGCTCTGGTAATCAACAGTGGCTATCATGCCAATATTGGTATCCTGCCAGCACTGACCGCTTTGCCCGTCAAAACGCTCATCTTAGCTGACAAATTGGTACATGCCAGTATCATCGATGGAATACGCCTCAGCCAAAGCAAGTTGTGTGCCTATCGGCGTTATCGACATAATGATTATCAACAGTTAGCACTTATGATTGAACGAGCTGACGCTACCGTTGAACGGATCATTATCGTAACAGAAAGCATCTTTAGTATGGATGGCGACCGCGCCGACTTACACAAATTAATACAATTAAAAGCTGTAGATAGCCGCATTGAACTGTATGTAGATGAGGCACATGCCACTGGAGTCCTAGGCAATCAAGGCTTAGGGTTGGCAGAAGAAACGCAGACCCTAATAGATATCGATTATTTAGTGGGTACTTTTGGTAAAGCTTTTACCTCAGTGGGGGCTTATATTCTTTGTGATGACGTGGTTAGACAATGGCTGATTAACCATATGCGTCCGCTTATATTTAGTACCGCGCTACCACCCATCAACCATGCTTGGACGCGCTTTATTTTGGCAAAAATGCCGCAGTTAAATAATCAGCGCCAGCACTTGGCAAGGTTATCATTACAGCTCAGTCAGCATGTCAGACAAGCGGTCAATCAGCAACACGACGACGCCTCATTCATTCCACAAATGAGTTATGACTCACCTATCGTGCCCTATATATTAGGGGATAACGCCAGCACTATAGCCAAGGCTCAACAGCTACAAGATGCTGGGTTTTATGCCTTGCCCATTAGACCGCCTACTGTTCCTGCAAATACTGCGCGCATCCGATTGGTGATGAACGCGGCGCTGACTGACGAGGACTGCCAGCGGCTGATAAAGCATTTATAA
- a CDS encoding epimerase: MNILISGGSGFLGSAFSDELMKRHNDTDRDLGITWLTRDSSQAHPSMINMMTYDELAQTDKSFDVILNLAGAGIADSRWSDSRKEQLLASRIKPTESLIAFIARTSLKPKLLVSGSAIGWYGTQGDKPLTESSASETDFSHRLCDEWEQLALTATEYGVPVAIVRTGVVIHPKGGMLGKLLLPFKLGLGGQLSDGKQIMSWVSRDDWVGATIFIIEQHLTEKTDTQQSDSITTAENTISSENSTSAVVYNLTAPNPVTNHTFTKDVGAWLHRPTFFTLPSPLLKLMFGEMSTLLIDGQKVLPQALDNAGYEFKQPTLKQALEQQE, translated from the coding sequence ATGAATATTTTAATCAGTGGTGGATCAGGGTTTTTAGGCAGCGCGTTTAGTGATGAGCTCATGAAACGTCATAATGATACTGACAGAGATTTAGGCATCACCTGGTTAACACGTGATAGCAGTCAGGCACACCCCAGTATGATTAATATGATGACTTATGATGAGCTGGCGCAGACGGACAAAAGCTTTGATGTCATCTTAAATCTCGCTGGTGCTGGTATTGCTGACTCACGTTGGAGTGATAGCCGCAAAGAGCAACTGCTCGCCAGTCGTATCAAGCCTACCGAGTCGTTAATAGCATTTATAGCGCGTACCAGCCTCAAGCCTAAATTATTGGTTAGTGGTTCAGCGATTGGCTGGTATGGTACGCAAGGTGACAAGCCACTAACTGAGAGCAGTGCCTCTGAGACCGACTTTTCGCATCGCTTATGTGATGAATGGGAGCAATTGGCCCTAACAGCAACTGAGTACGGCGTACCAGTCGCTATCGTACGAACGGGTGTGGTTATTCACCCTAAAGGCGGTATGCTTGGTAAGCTGCTATTGCCATTTAAGCTAGGACTTGGTGGACAATTGAGTGATGGTAAGCAAATCATGAGCTGGGTTAGCCGTGACGATTGGGTAGGGGCGACCATTTTTATTATTGAACAACATCTGACAGAAAAAACTGACACTCAGCAGAGCGATAGCATAACCACTGCTGAGAATACTATAAGCTCAGAAAATTCTACGTCAGCAGTGGTATATAACTTGACGGCGCCCAATCCAGTGACCAATCATACCTTCACCAAAGACGTTGGCGCGTGGTTGCATCGCCCCACCTTCTTTACCTTACCAAGTCCTTTGCTAAAGCTTATGTTTGGTGAGATGTCGACCTTACTGATTGATGGACAGAAGGTATTGCCACAAGCACTGGATAATGCTGGTTATGAATTTAAGCAACCGACGCTCAAACAAGCATTAGAACAACAGGAATAG
- a CDS encoding metallophosphoesterase: MWLFIVLTQLLAVTTSVILWWLIQPKRPVSKIIIVLSIFIVNNLALIYGLSEFWRERFYVYLVVSILQGFMVYAALITAAVALFYSQIIKRPSRPKLIRAIAALSYMGIVGLAVFNAYSPVVHRLTVTTDKPLDKPMTMALVSDTHLGRWFGNRQLDQLVSLIDAQNPDVVVLAGDIMNDSTAAYDKTNMHAYLSKLQAPLGVYAVLGNHDYSGNQVAIATAITRAGIKVIDNKSVYLDDAVWLVGRSDATDPKPRKLAADLLTPIDTDKPVIFLEHALWSINEISALPIDLHLSGHTHGGQMFPLTELIQMFTPLVYGAKSIDDTQFLVTSGYGFGAVPFRLGTRAEIWLITLQSTISPPLKS; the protein is encoded by the coding sequence ATGTGGCTCTTTATTGTCTTGACCCAGTTACTGGCTGTAACAACCAGCGTTATTCTATGGTGGTTGATCCAACCAAAACGTCCCGTCAGTAAAATTATTATCGTCTTGAGCATTTTTATCGTCAATAACCTCGCTCTCATTTATGGACTGAGTGAGTTTTGGCGTGAGCGCTTCTACGTCTATTTAGTGGTCAGTATATTGCAAGGTTTTATGGTGTATGCCGCCTTGATAACCGCTGCTGTCGCCCTATTCTATAGTCAGATTATCAAACGACCCTCTCGCCCCAAGCTTATACGCGCTATTGCCGCCCTGAGTTATATGGGTATCGTTGGTTTAGCGGTATTTAATGCGTACTCTCCAGTGGTTCATCGTCTAACTGTGACTACGGATAAGCCTTTAGATAAACCCATGACTATGGCGTTAGTCTCTGATACACATTTGGGTAGGTGGTTTGGCAATCGACAGTTGGACCAGCTGGTTAGTCTCATCGATGCACAAAATCCTGATGTGGTGGTGCTGGCAGGCGATATTATGAATGACAGTACTGCTGCTTATGATAAGACTAATATGCACGCGTACTTATCAAAGCTACAGGCGCCACTGGGGGTCTATGCGGTATTGGGCAATCATGATTATTCAGGTAATCAAGTCGCAATTGCTACAGCGATTACGCGCGCTGGAATCAAGGTGATTGATAATAAGAGTGTGTATTTAGATGATGCCGTATGGTTGGTTGGCCGTTCCGATGCTACCGATCCCAAGCCCCGCAAACTAGCGGCAGATCTGCTAACACCGATTGATACCGATAAGCCGGTGATATTTTTGGAACATGCCCTTTGGTCGATCAATGAGATAAGTGCCTTACCAATAGACTTGCATCTGTCGGGGCATACTCATGGTGGACAAATGTTTCCGTTAACGGAACTGATTCAGATGTTTACGCCATTAGTTTATGGTGCCAAGTCGATTGATGATACGCAATTTTTAGTAACCTCAGGTTATGGGTTTGGTGCTGTACCCTTTAGACTGGGTACTCGCGCTGAAATTTGGCTAATTACGTTACAGTCAACTATATCGCCCCCTTTAAAAAGTTAA